Proteins encoded within one genomic window of Kibdelosporangium phytohabitans:
- a CDS encoding SDR family oxidoreductase, which yields MTETKIALVTGANKGIGYEIAAQLAALGMTVVIGARDAHRREQAAKELNAESVALDVTEPETARQAAAWIDERFGKLDVLVNNAGITGGWGQEPSKVPLDVMRRVFDTNVFGVITVTNAVLPLLSRSAGARIVNVSSGVGSLTEMTGQYAAMPAGAAYPVSKTALNALTVQYAKELRESGILVNATDPGYCDTDLTEHKGFRTPAQGAAISVRLATIGDDGPTGRFFNDEGEVAW from the coding sequence ATGACCGAAACGAAGATCGCGTTGGTGACCGGGGCCAACAAGGGAATCGGCTACGAGATCGCCGCGCAGCTCGCCGCACTGGGGATGACCGTGGTCATCGGCGCGCGGGACGCACACCGGCGCGAGCAGGCAGCCAAGGAGCTGAACGCCGAATCGGTGGCACTGGACGTGACCGAGCCGGAGACCGCGCGGCAGGCCGCCGCGTGGATCGACGAGCGGTTCGGCAAGCTGGACGTGCTGGTCAACAACGCGGGCATCACCGGCGGCTGGGGCCAGGAGCCGAGCAAGGTGCCCCTCGACGTGATGCGGAGGGTGTTCGACACCAACGTCTTCGGTGTCATCACGGTCACCAACGCCGTGCTGCCCTTGCTGTCGCGCTCAGCCGGTGCCCGGATCGTCAACGTCTCCAGCGGTGTCGGGTCGCTGACCGAGATGACCGGACAGTACGCCGCGATGCCCGCGGGTGCGGCGTATCCCGTGTCGAAGACCGCCCTGAACGCGTTGACTGTCCAGTACGCCAAGGAACTGCGCGAATCCGGAATCCTCGTCAACGCCACGGACCCCGGCTACTGCGACACGGACCTCACCGAACACAAGGGTTTCCGGACACCCGCCCAGGGCGCGGCGATCTCCGTGCGGCTGGCCACGATCGGTGACGACGGCCCGACAGGGAGGTTCTTCAACGACGAGGGCGAAGTGGCTTGGTAG